The Panicum virgatum strain AP13 chromosome 5K, P.virgatum_v5, whole genome shotgun sequence genome has a window encoding:
- the LOC120706422 gene encoding taxadiene 5-alpha hydroxylase-like, with protein sequence MDFSLLLALMAIALPVLLHLLARAKKSRPGAAKLPPGSLGLPVIGQSLDLLGAMRANTADRWIQDRVDRYGPVSKLSLFGAPTVLLTGPAANKFVFFSGSLAMQQPRSMQRILGEKNILGLMGADHKRIRGALTEFLKPDMLRLYVGRIDGEVRRHLDESWAGRATVAVMPLMKRLTFDIISSLLFGLERGAVRDALAIDFMHLVDGTWAVPVDLPFTAFRRSLKASARARRVIAGIARETKAKLERGEATRSSDLIACLLTLTDDSGRQQLSEEEIVDTSMVTLMAGHDTSSILMTFMVRHLANNPDALAAMVQEHDEIAKNKQGDGEALTWNDLAKMKFTWTVAMETLRLVPPSFGLFRRAIQDTEFGGYLIPKGWQVFLVSSVTHMDAAIFHEPAKFDPSRFKDQPSAAAPPCSFVAFGGGPRICVGMEFARIETLVTMHYLVRQFRWKLCCKEDTFARDSMPTPLHGLPIELENRPFSP encoded by the exons ATGGATTTCTCTCTCCTCCTAGCGCTCATGGCCATCGCCTTGCCcgtgctcctccacctcctaGCGAGAGCCAAGAAGTCACGGCCAGGCGCGGCCAAGCTGCCCCCGGGCTCCCTGGGCCTGCCGGTGATCGGCCAGAGCCTCGACCTCCTCGGCGCAATGCGCGCCAACACCGCCGACCGATGGATCCAGGACCGGGTCGACCGGTACGGCCCGGTGTCGAAGCTGTCGCTGTTCGGCGCGCCGACGGTGCTCCTCACGGGACCCGCCGCCAACAAGTTCGTCTTCTTCAGCGGCTCGCTGGCGATGCAGCAGCCCCGGTCCATGCAGAGGATCCTGGGGGAGAAGAACATCCTGGGCCTCATGGGCGCTGATCACAAGCGCATCCGCGGCGCGCTGACCGAGTTCCTCAAGCCGGACATGCTGCGGCTGTACGTGGGCAGGATCGACGGCGAGGTGCGGCGCCACCTCGACGagagctgggccggccgggccaCCGTTGCGGTGATGCCGCTGATGAAGAGGCTCACGTTCGACATCATCTCCTCGCTGCTCttcggcctcgagcgaggcgccgTCCGAGACGCCCTCGCCATTGACTTCATGCACCTCGTCGACGGCACGTGGGCTGTTCCCGTGGACCTGCCGTTCACGGCGTTCCGCCGGAGCCTGAAGGCTAGCGCCAGGGCTCGCCGGGTGATCGCCGGGATCGCCCGGGAGACGAAGGCCAAGCTGGAGCGGGGCGAGGCCACCCGCAGCAGCGACCTCATCGCGTGCCTGCTCACTTTGACCGACGACAGCGGCAGGCAGCAGCTGAGCGAGGAGGAGATCGTGGACACCTCCATGGTAACCCTCATGGCTGGCCATGATACCTCGTCCATCCTCATGACTTTCATGGTCCGCCACCTCGCCAACAACCCTGACGCCCTCGCCGCCATGGTCCAAG AGCACGACGAGATCGCAAAGAACAagcagggcgacggcgaggccctGACCTGGAACGACCTGGCGAAGATGAAGTTCACGTGGACCGTCGCCATGGAGACCCTTCGCTTGGTGCCTCCCTCCTTTGGGCTCTTCAGGCGAGCGATCCAGGACACCGAGTTCGGCGGCTACCTCATCCCCAAAGGATGGCAGGTGTTCTTGGTGTCCAGCGTGACGCACATGGACGCCGCCATTTTCCACGAGCCGGCTAAGTTCGACCCGTCCAGGTTCAAGGACcagccgtcggcggcggctccgcCATGCTCGTTCGTGGCAttcggcggcggcccgaggaTCTGCGTCGGCATGGAGTTCGCCAGGATCGAGACGCTGGTGACGATGCACTACCTGGTCAGGCAGTTCCGGTGGAAGCTCTGCTGCAAGGAGGACACCTTCGCCAGGGACTCCATGCCGACGCCGCTGCACGGCCTGCCCATCGAGCTAGAGAACAGGCCCTTCTCTCCCTGA